The genome window aatcTAAAGCTCCCCTGGCACGACTCAAATCCATTTtgattactggggagaagacaccaaccccctcctcactgctgctccccttcaggcagttgcacagagtgctcatgtctcttctcagcctcctcttctctaggctgaacatccccagctctctcagctgctccccatcaggcttgttctccagacctttcaccagcttcgttgcccatctctgggcaCACTGCAGCACCTCGATGTGCTTCTTGCAgcgaggggcccagaactgggcacagtattcgtggtgcagcctcaccagtgcccagcacagggagacagtcgcctccttggtcctgctggtcacactattcctGCTACAGGCCAggaagccattggccttcttggccgcctgggcacactgctggctctcgttcagctgctgtcagttAACACCGCCAGGTCTTTTTCCACAAGACAACTCTCACGCCCATCTGTCCCAAGCCTGGGGTTGTtttggcccaagtgcaggacctggcactggGCCTTGTTGAACCCCATGCAATTaacctcagcccattgctccggcctggccaggtccctctgaacaGCCTTCAGGTAGCTGACTGTGAACTGCTTGCAGCGTGCGAGCCTCACCCTGGGGCTGAGCACTGGCAGTGGAGGAACGACACAGCTGGGCAGAGACAGCACCAAAAGGCAGCTAGAGACACTGAGAGAATACAGAATGTGTTTGCTCTGGAAAAGCTTTCCCACCACGGACCAGCGCTCaccagggctctgctgcctcagtagAAATGATTCCTTGCTCTGCCACGCTGCTGACAGCTCAGCCATTTGTCCCAGTGAGGGAGGGCACAAAGCACCACCTGCCTTATGCCATGGGGGGTCACCCCCTTCCAGTTCCTGCAGATCCCTTGGTCCTTCTCTATCACTGGCTGCTCCCATTTGCACTTCTTTGCAAGGAATTGCAGCCCAGGCCCTGACTGGACGGCTCTGACAGGGagaggcaacagcagcagggtCTGTCAGCGTCCCCTGGTCACTAACCTGACAcccactgcagcacagcaggatgCAACCTGCCTGCAGCATGAGCAGCTTTTGGCAGAAGGCTGAGAATGCTCAATAGAACCAGAGGGATGCAGAGAAACCTGAGCCCACCTTCCACAGCAAAGACAACTCAGGGGGAACGTTGCgggaggtgctgggggctgctgcagggcaagGGCAAGCTGGTGCCTGGAGCTGGCACTCAGAACCGTGCTCACTTCTACATCCATACATCTGTAGAGCTGGTTGTCACCCTTTTTGTGCAGTAGTTGCTTGGAgcaaaggagaagcagagacaGGCTGTGAGGCTGGAGGCTTTATTGaatcctttcttctcttcaagcccccttctcccttccacaggccccagctcccagccgtGTCTGCACCTTCCCAAGGTGACAGTTACCTACTCTGATGCTAAAAGGATAAAAATGTCAGAGAGACACTTCAGGTCCCAGCAGAACCTCACACAatgggcagcaggggcaggagagACACTGACAGGGGGCTGTCAGagctctgcctggctgcctCCGTccctctgggtgctgtgccctcagcctcctcctgcagtgCTTAGGCTGAGGCACAGGCATGAGAGGGAGGCTGCAGATGGTCTGCACgtgctcagcccctctgcccacagccccgGGTGAGCAGATGAGAGCTTTGGGGTCTGTTGTTTCCTGAGCCTTGTGTCTAAAGCAGTAGAGGGAGTGTGTAGGGGGAGTGTCGGATGCCAAAAGTGGGAGCAGGTGCCTGGGACTTGATCAGCGTCAcctggaagggaaaagggagacTCTCAAGAGGTGCCCCCGGGGCCCTGTTCTGCAGTTGACTCCTCTGCAGGCGTGGCCATGGGGTACAAGCTGGTGTGTGTGCATCCCCTGTGTGTTGTGCTGTCTGGCTGTTTGCAAtggctgcagctcttcctgcTGGGCATTTCTCCCCTTTGGGGGGAGGCCCGTCAAGGccagagaaaagcagtttaGGGGCAGGTGGGATCCTTTGCTCGAGTGTTGTCCGAAGGCTGCTGCAAGCCAGGATGTGGGGTTTGCTGTGGAATGGTGTGACAGGCCGGCTCCAGCTGGCAGGGCAAGCTgagggctggagctgagctgggcctggcagctgctgcaggtccGGAGCCCTTGTGTCTGCAGGCAGACTTGGCTccatgcccctgccctgccagcagaTGCCCAGAGCACGAGCAAGGTCAGCTCTTGGCTCTGCGTGTCCCCTCTGCAGCGCTGTGTCCTCCTCAGGAGCCTGAGGTGTGAGCGTGTCAGCGTGGAACGGCCGAGGGAGAGGCGAGGCCAGGACGGGTTCTGTGGCCACGCTGCTGGGCTTTGGGCCCAGGCAAGGAGCAGATGTGCCGGCCCCTGCTGTGTCCCTCCcggaaggggctggggagctgtCAGAAGCCCGTTGGAAGGGATCGATGCTCAAgggctggctgtggcagagagcagcagaggcgGGCGGGCTGCCTTACCTTGCCCAGGCTGTAGTCGGCCGGTCCCGGGCTCCTTGCTTGGCCTCCTGGTGCGGTTTTGGTGCCCATGGTGTACGCGGGAGCCCTCGTTTTGTAGGTGTCCAGCTGCACCTTGGGGAATGCAGCAGGCCCTGGTGTCTGTgagagaggcagggagggactggcacaggggcagctcctggtGCCGGCCCAGAGGCCGGTTTGGCGGGCAGGAGGCAGCTCGGCCGcggtgctgctgagctgtgccgTGCCCAGGCTCTGTCGCTGGGCAGCGAGGGCTGGCGGGCGCGGGCTCAGGCTCCCGCGGGGCTGCTCGGGCTGTGCTGCCGGCTCAGGGCAGTGCCCGCgcccaggggctgcccaggagaGCGGCCGAGCTTCAGCCGGGGCCGGGACGGAGCCGAGGCGCGGGGCTCACCTTGGAGAGGTCCTCAGCAAAGCTGCCGCGCTCACTCTTCCCTCGCAGGGAgtagcaggggctggcagggctgcaggctgtgtggggccccagctgcctgggcagggTGTAGGCGGCAGGACCTGCGAGGGGAAGGGGCAGAATGCGCGGTGAGCcctgaggggagagcagcagcgcCTGGGAGGGAGAGCAGCATGCGGCCAggctggctgtgaggggcagggagggtgtCCTGCTCCCGCTCCTGCTgtttctggctgctgctgcccgcgCAGGCTGTCGGCAGCTCcaagcctgagctgctgctcctgctgtgggAGAAGCCGGTGCTCTGGGATGTCTGAGAGCTGGTGCAGAGACTGCGGCATCCTGCTGTGTCAGCTTTTCCCCGGCCCAGTTGACAGAGGCTGGAGGACACAGAGGCTGCCCCAGGGTCTCTCCCAGAGCTCCCTTACCTGGGCCCTGCTGGGTTTTGGCCTTGTGCCGGAAGGACATGGACTGCGCCGGCGCACGTTTGTAGAGGTGTTTGCAACTCTCCTCAGTGGAGTAGTCACCTGGGGCAGGGGAAACGGGCATTGAGGCTTTGGGCTACTCCTCGAGGCACAGagagaagggcaggaaggaggagctCAGCCGCGCTTGCTTCCCCTCTGGAATCCTGCAATTAGCGCTCACCTGGCCCAGGGGTGACCTCGGTCTTCTCCTTGGGCCGCCCGCagatgtgctgtgctggggccaCGTACTTCCCGTTCCTGGTGATGGAGGCTGGGATGTAGTAGGCAGGGCCcggggagcagctctgcgggGCGGGAGCTTTGGCCCCCCGCATTGTGTAAGCGGGGGCTTTGGCTTTGGTGATGCAGTGATCCTGGCAGCCTAGGGAGGAAAGCCCATGAgaggctgcctgcctgcagctgcccGTTGCCtttgcagccccagcccttgcTGTGTCCTGCCCAGAGCAGGGAGGCTGAGAGCCAAGGTGGCAGCTGCATGTGCCCCAGGGGCAGCGCCCGCAaggcagcccctggccagggcAGCTCTACCTGTTGTCCCAGGCAGCGAGTACTTGGGCCCCGGGCTGGTGAACTGGGCCATGATGGGGCCGCGGGGCCGGTGGGGTCTCCAGGGGCCCACCCAGGGCCCTTTCTGAGCCTCGACCATCGCACGgggtgcagctgctgcagctcttggtCGCGCAGTGCGGTGAGAGTGAGGGCAGCAGCCGTGGGGCGGCAGAGGCCTGGACAGGGGATGTGGCGGGTCCTGGAGACActctgtgacgtcacagagGCTCCTGGGGCCCGTCTGCACCTgatggggagctggggatgtcCCTCATGAGGTCTGCATGTCAGAAACGTGCAACGAGGGGAAAGGAATGGGCTGCTTGTGTTTAACCTTGTCacggtttgccatgacagccttttctggtgagggggaaggggctgtaaaggtggctcctgtaagaagttgctcgcaactctccccagctctgagccagacccactgctggggctgagccaatgagacgcctccaccatcactttttaagaagaagctgggagaggaggtttcttcctccatctttttctttcttctgccccttctttttcttctggctggtggtggtgcaaggagtaggaacagagagagaaacagccatgcggactccaaggtcagtgatgaaagagaggaggaggtgtgctggagcagagactcccctgcattctatggagagagctggtgaagctgGGATTTATTGTCATTTCtctaaagaccccacatcaggggcagagactcactttgctaaagctggccccagaccaggggcagcgattcacttcattaaaggccccgagccaggagcagtgactatggctggaagaggccgtgtcccgaggaagggacccaatatccacagctgtaactgtggggaggaacccacaacaaagcagctcattcaacttatgcccagaagaggccttgtcccgagagagggaccctgcaactgcagaaactgcaaccatggcaaagaattgCCCGGAGCCGTaactggcagccagccctccctgcccttgtctccatccacaactaccttggtgatctttttacccccatttcgctggggcctctgcatcctaacgagggtgggggtggatgggggcaccgagcgagagactgtggtggtgctgctgcGCTgatgggccaaaccacgacaaaggaaggagcctctgtggtaggcgtccggaaggtctcgggttgtaacgtgagaggtggaaggtacagaagaggtgggcacggggtggagtgagaggaggtgcggggagtagcagatataagcacatggtgtaaacaaggggttggaataaagtatcatcaatgctgagtgtgtggtgatccttgtcccctcagcggggggctgagtaatccgtgcgggcggcctggtggtgttgccgcTGTCGGCCCCAATGTCATGTCGAAAAGACGTGAATAGTGATGGTGAGAAAAAGATGCAACaaggaacaacaggaaagttgTAAAGATCACTTCTTCAGATCAACTCCTGATGCCTGTCAtgagctcccacatggccccggagccaacatggctggccggtagccagtgccccaggcctacagctcccacgtgccccggggcctccttcctgctgcctgaccctgcagggacaccagcccctggccaggcccccctgaccctgcagccccatggccgcctccccggggctgcacaggcccagccccaggaggagccaaaggaggaggaaaatacgggggaggagcagggcagagggacagagcaggaaagggaggcagctgaagggggcaggggagtgcaggaggaaaaagagcaacaagcagcagcagagagggacagagagaggattggaagggcagaaaggaggatgtggggacacagagacacaggcagggagggggagagggacagggggacagagagacagaaaaggcaccaGGAGAATGGACAGAGAGATGGGACAGGGATAAGGACAAAgggacaagggaaaggagagagaaagggagaggcagggacagagggcagggacagagaagagaaggaagggaaagcatccGGAGAGAGCgaggagcagagggatgtggatcagcagaaggaggcgcaggagggtggaacagcgatgggctgagagagtcagaggaagagctaaaagggggtgaggagcaggatggaggcccggagagaagacagaagttCCAGCCAGCTGAACAAGAGAGacgggcaggaaagtggggacaggctgtgagTTCTGGGCAACCTCTCCTCTTTCCAGGCCTGATGGTTCCAGACTCACCCATCAAGAGATGTCTCAGGACCAtgccagggctgatggagctgctttggTGATCCCATGAGATGGCTGGACAGAGG of Colius striatus isolate bColStr4 chromosome 22, bColStr4.1.hap1, whole genome shotgun sequence contains these proteins:
- the LOC133627586 gene encoding ciliary microtubule associated protein 1A-like, with translation MVEAQKGPWVGPWRPHRPRGPIMAQFTSPGPKYSLPGTTGCQDHCITKAKAPAYTMRGAKAPAPQSCSPGPAYYIPASITRNGKYVAPAQHICGRPKEKTEVTPGPGDYSTEESCKHLYKRAPAQSMSFRHKAKTQQGPGPAAYTLPRQLGPHTACSPASPCYSLRGKSERGSFAEDLSKTPGPAAFPKVQLDTYKTRAPAYTMGTKTAPGGQARSPGPADYSLGKVTLIKSQAPAPTFGIRHSPYTLPLLL